One Leptospira wolbachii serovar Codice str. CDC genomic region harbors:
- a CDS encoding beta-class carbonic anhydrase has protein sequence MSNTLIQQETSKVHKEVLGANEKYVSEFGKKGELALPPARSFTILTCMDARLDPAKYAGLAEGDTHVIRNAGGRASDDAIRSLVISYKLLGTKEFFVIHHSDCGMQLFTDPIIRNLLSKSLKTATIDSNGWRNLEESGGSEEAKFIPFLTFENLEQSVIDDVKRIRNHPLIPKDIPVYGYYYDVKTGKLVEVVEATKIGRAS, from the coding sequence ATGTCAAACACACTCATACAACAAGAAACAAGCAAAGTTCATAAAGAAGTCCTCGGTGCGAACGAAAAGTACGTATCAGAATTTGGAAAAAAAGGGGAATTGGCACTTCCTCCTGCGAGAAGTTTTACCATCCTTACCTGTATGGATGCAAGATTGGATCCTGCCAAGTATGCAGGCCTTGCGGAAGGTGATACCCATGTCATCCGCAACGCTGGGGGGCGTGCTAGTGATGACGCCATTCGATCCCTGGTAATTTCTTATAAACTTCTCGGTACTAAAGAATTTTTTGTCATCCACCACTCGGATTGTGGGATGCAATTGTTTACAGACCCGATCATCCGTAACCTGCTTTCCAAAAGTTTAAAAACAGCTACCATCGATTCCAATGGATGGCGCAACTTAGAAGAGTCTGGTGGTTCGGAGGAAGCTAAGTTCATTCCCTTTTTAACCTTCGAAAATTTGGAACAAAGTGTAATCGATGATGTGAAAAGAATTCGAAACCACCCCCTGATCCCTAAAGACATTCCTGTCTATGGATATTATTACGATGTGAAAACAGGGAAATTGGTAGAAGTAGTGGAGGCCACAAAGATAGGAAGAGCCTCCTAA
- a CDS encoding ArsR/SmtB family transcription factor, protein MVKLKDPEETLNATFQALADPTRRQILMQLVSGEATVLQLAEPFEMSLPGISKHLKVLEKAGLIEKGKTAQFRPCRLKVEALQEANQWLEQYKRLWEERLDRLDAYLLELQKSKGKN, encoded by the coding sequence ATGGTTAAATTAAAGGACCCTGAAGAAACGCTAAATGCTACATTCCAGGCCTTGGCAGATCCAACACGCCGGCAGATCTTGATGCAACTAGTTTCTGGGGAAGCAACCGTCCTCCAATTGGCCGAACCGTTTGAGATGAGCCTTCCTGGAATTTCCAAACACCTAAAAGTTTTGGAAAAGGCTGGGCTCATCGAAAAAGGCAAAACAGCACAATTTCGGCCCTGTCGTTTAAAGGTAGAGGCACTGCAAGAAGCCAACCAATGGTTGGAACAATACAAACGGTTATGGGAAGAGCGATTGGATCGTTTGGATGCATACTTACTAGAGTTACAAAAATCAAAAGGAAAAAATTAA
- a CDS encoding SRPBCC family protein codes for MFKSDVVLTLEEKIVRIERLFDAPVQLVWEVWTNPVHIEKWWGPKGFTNPTVEFDFKVGGSYRIVMRSPEGVDYPVKGKFLEITPFQSFVISDLVDEHPDEWVRDVQKMAGVTGDRDILNSKLRVLFEEAEGKTKVTLFTEFASNQIRDGFASSGMKEGWSDSFEKLETNALPNPNQISLEKKLNHPQELVFNALSNPLTIDTWWGPSGFKTTTQTMDFKVGGKWIFTMLGPDGKVWPNTIKYKEIRKFDYLEYLHGSGEENKNDDFLVNVYLIALDKNQTLIKMQLTFPDTNVRNAVIGFGAIESGQQTLSKLNQYLEHQNEST; via the coding sequence ATGTTTAAATCAGATGTAGTTCTAACATTAGAAGAGAAAATTGTTCGCATTGAACGTTTGTTTGATGCTCCTGTCCAACTTGTTTGGGAAGTTTGGACAAACCCTGTACATATAGAAAAATGGTGGGGACCTAAAGGATTTACAAACCCAACAGTCGAATTTGATTTCAAAGTCGGTGGATCTTATCGAATTGTGATGAGATCCCCTGAAGGAGTGGATTATCCAGTCAAAGGAAAGTTTTTAGAAATCACTCCATTCCAAAGTTTTGTGATTAGTGATTTAGTTGATGAACATCCTGATGAATGGGTAAGGGATGTTCAAAAAATGGCAGGAGTCACTGGCGATCGAGATATTTTAAATTCAAAATTAAGAGTTCTCTTCGAAGAGGCAGAGGGAAAAACAAAAGTGACTCTCTTTACTGAATTTGCGAGCAATCAAATTCGGGACGGATTTGCAAGTTCAGGTATGAAAGAAGGTTGGTCAGACAGTTTTGAAAAGTTAGAAACAAACGCATTACCTAATCCGAATCAAATCAGCTTAGAAAAGAAATTAAATCATCCTCAAGAGTTAGTTTTTAATGCACTTTCAAACCCACTAACAATTGATACCTGGTGGGGTCCGAGTGGATTTAAAACGACAACCCAAACTATGGATTTTAAAGTAGGTGGGAAATGGATTTTTACTATGCTTGGACCAGATGGAAAAGTTTGGCCAAACACGATCAAATATAAAGAAATTAGAAAATTTGATTACTTAGAATATCTACATGGATCCGGAGAAGAAAATAAAAATGATGATTTTTTAGTGAACGTATATCTAATTGCCCTCGATAAGAACCAAACATTAATTAAAATGCAACTGACTTTTCCTGATACAAACGTTCGAAATGCGGTGATTGGCTTTGGAGCCATTGAAAGTGGCCAACAAACACTTTCGAAACTCAATCAATATTTGGAGCACCAAAATGAATCTACATAA
- a CDS encoding MATE family efflux transporter: protein MTSASLWNDLKKALAGSEEDYTEVSIRKAVFLLSVPMVLELVLESVFAVVDIYFVGALGASAIATVGLTETYLFLLYSVAMGLSFSVTAIVARRIGEKEKDKAGVAAIQSIWIAILASIPFAIAGIFFSKELLTLMGGDEWVLTEGYHYMQWMLGGNIVIILLFLINAVFRGAGDAAISMKVLWVSNGLNIILDPIFIFGWGPIPAFGITGAAIATNLGRGIGVLFQLWLLFQGGKHIKILKTHLKVEWETIRGILKTSLGGIGQMLVGMTSWIFIMRILSEFGSQTVAGATIALRTMMFTLMPSWGMSNAVATLVGQNLGAGKPERAEQSVWFTGFYNMGYLILVSIIYFFWSENLISIFTEDPEVIKIGGKWLQIVSFSYFIYAWWMAAGQAFNGAGDTITPTKINVVFFWLIQIPLAYILGKHLAYGPTGVFWAIMISESSVGVFTLWLFTKGNWKKTKV, encoded by the coding sequence ATGACAAGTGCTAGCTTATGGAATGATTTAAAGAAAGCTCTTGCTGGTTCTGAAGAAGATTATACCGAAGTTAGCATTAGAAAAGCAGTGTTTCTATTATCTGTTCCGATGGTTTTGGAACTTGTATTAGAATCAGTATTTGCGGTTGTGGATATTTATTTTGTTGGTGCCTTGGGAGCTTCTGCCATTGCAACAGTGGGTCTAACAGAAACTTATTTATTTCTTTTATATTCTGTAGCGATGGGTCTATCTTTTTCTGTCACAGCCATTGTTGCGAGAAGGATCGGGGAAAAAGAAAAAGATAAAGCAGGTGTTGCAGCAATCCAGTCCATTTGGATTGCTATCCTCGCATCAATTCCTTTTGCTATCGCAGGAATATTCTTTTCGAAAGAGCTTCTCACTCTCATGGGTGGAGATGAATGGGTGCTAACAGAAGGTTATCACTATATGCAATGGATGTTAGGTGGAAACATCGTAATCATTCTACTTTTTCTAATCAATGCGGTCTTTCGTGGTGCGGGTGATGCAGCAATATCCATGAAAGTCCTTTGGGTTTCAAATGGATTGAATATTATTTTAGATCCCATTTTTATCTTTGGATGGGGACCTATTCCTGCTTTTGGAATTACAGGTGCGGCCATTGCAACAAACCTTGGTCGAGGAATAGGAGTTTTATTTCAGTTATGGTTATTATTTCAAGGTGGCAAACATATTAAAATCCTCAAAACCCATCTGAAAGTAGAATGGGAAACCATTCGTGGCATTTTAAAAACTTCACTTGGTGGAATTGGTCAGATGCTAGTTGGTATGACTTCTTGGATTTTTATTATGAGAATCCTTTCCGAATTCGGAAGCCAAACGGTTGCCGGAGCCACCATCGCACTTAGAACTATGATGTTTACCTTGATGCCTTCTTGGGGTATGTCTAATGCCGTGGCAACCTTAGTCGGTCAAAACTTAGGAGCTGGAAAACCCGAACGAGCAGAACAATCTGTATGGTTCACTGGATTCTATAACATGGGTTATTTGATTCTTGTTTCTATCATCTATTTCTTCTGGAGCGAAAATCTAATTTCAATTTTCACAGAAGATCCGGAAGTCATTAAAATCGGTGGAAAATGGTTACAAATTGTATCTTTTTCCTATTTCATTTACGCTTGGTGGATGGCCGCAGGACAGGCATTTAACGGTGCTGGTGATACAATCACACCAACAAAAATCAATGTAGTCTTCTTCTGGTTAATCCAAATTCCTCTCGCTTATATTTTGGGCAAACACTTGGCTTATGGACCAACGGGAGTTTTTTGGGCGATTATGATTTCCGAATCTTCTGTCGGTGTTTTTACTCTCTGGTTATTCACGAAAGGAAATTGGAAAAAAACCAAGGTATAA
- a CDS encoding iron chaperone — protein sequence MKSKIAKSIDEYIDNYPKEVQQILQKIRSTIQKEVPEATEAISYAMPTFVLNGNLVHFAAYAKHIGFYALPSGNLAFQKEISKYKFGKGSIQFPLNEPIPYDLIKKIVKFRVNENLKKPKKKIQKKKSPAPKKKSKPNHG from the coding sequence ATGAAATCTAAAATTGCGAAATCAATCGATGAATATATAGATAACTATCCTAAAGAAGTACAACAGATCCTTCAAAAGATTCGAAGTACAATCCAAAAGGAAGTTCCAGAGGCAACGGAAGCCATTAGTTATGCGATGCCAACATTTGTGTTAAATGGAAATTTAGTACATTTTGCTGCATATGCAAAACATATAGGGTTTTATGCGCTTCCTTCTGGAAACCTTGCGTTCCAAAAAGAGATTTCAAAATATAAATTTGGTAAGGGTTCCATTCAATTTCCTTTAAATGAACCAATCCCCTATGATTTAATCAAAAAAATTGTGAAGTTTCGAGTTAACGAAAATTTAAAAAAACCAAAGAAAAAGATTCAAAAAAAAAAATCTCCAGCCCCAAAAAAGAAATCTAAGCCAAATCATGGATGA
- a CDS encoding helix-turn-helix transcriptional regulator, whose amino-acid sequence MFATNSMQTDFHSHYAATLAISLEKNITIETDLGKEDYRVALVGPNTYHRTISPGVEMVALLIDPETYEFGSISNSISSGEVKRLDIQNFLPLIDTLWSLYYGDLSDEEATQLQLNLLRTVYPFDTLKTIIDPRIQKIAKRIRMEVPNSIRMKEIGKDFSISEDRLIRLFKENLGIPLRRYLLWVRILRAVKELKAGNNLTDAAHAAGFSDSAHFSRTFKENFGFIPSLFFGHLKTAEVRFCDSDENH is encoded by the coding sequence ATGTTTGCAACTAACAGTATGCAGACAGATTTTCACTCGCATTATGCTGCAACACTTGCCATTTCCTTAGAAAAAAATATCACCATCGAAACTGACTTAGGCAAAGAAGATTACAGAGTTGCTTTAGTAGGTCCCAATACATATCATAGAACTATTTCGCCTGGGGTGGAAATGGTAGCTCTACTCATTGACCCGGAAACTTATGAGTTTGGATCCATATCTAATTCTATTTCTTCTGGTGAAGTGAAAAGATTAGACATTCAAAATTTTTTACCTTTAATTGATACTCTTTGGTCATTGTATTACGGCGATCTAAGTGATGAAGAAGCAACCCAATTACAATTAAATTTACTACGCACAGTATATCCCTTCGATACATTAAAAACTATCATAGATCCAAGAATTCAAAAGATTGCAAAAAGAATCCGAATGGAAGTTCCGAATAGCATTCGAATGAAAGAAATTGGCAAAGATTTTTCTATTTCAGAAGATCGATTGATTCGCCTATTTAAAGAAAATCTTGGAATTCCGCTGCGAAGGTATTTGTTATGGGTTCGAATTCTGCGTGCAGTAAAAGAATTGAAGGCAGGTAATAATCTTACAGATGCAGCTCATGCCGCGGGTTTTTCTGATTCGGCTCATTTTTCCAGAACTTTTAAAGAAAACTTTGGATTTATACCATCTTTATTTTTCGGTCATCTCAAAACAGCAGAAGTCCGGTTCTGTGATTCTGATGAAAACCATTAA
- a CDS encoding M24 family metallopeptidase produces the protein MPLTQERGLLSKLSSKFSKFKSESIKIPTLEEKSGFLKAQRLAYDCVTTIEKEMKPGWTEKQTAKRMDEYLRDHGVKVFLHRPFAWFGEHARFDGYKRFTQFHPGKKQLIEEESFILDVSPVVDGYIGDIGYSSSLIKNSELDKGMEYLLHLREEIPKYFSSAMTSSEIWWKIDSEAKKSGFDNVHALYPFAVLGHRVYKVNLPNISFPLLPISFASWFSLQGSYEFLSHKVLPELLTPDHEGNKVGLWAIEPHLGKGKTGFKFEEILVVEENKAYWLDDDVPHVRKYKMTKESK, from the coding sequence ATGCCCTTAACACAAGAAAGAGGATTGTTATCTAAATTATCCTCGAAGTTTTCAAAATTCAAATCTGAATCGATCAAAATTCCCACTCTCGAAGAGAAATCAGGTTTTTTAAAAGCACAAAGACTGGCATATGATTGTGTTACGACCATTGAAAAGGAAATGAAACCTGGTTGGACAGAAAAACAAACTGCCAAACGTATGGATGAGTATTTACGTGATCATGGTGTGAAAGTGTTTCTACATAGACCATTTGCTTGGTTTGGTGAACATGCAAGGTTTGATGGATACAAACGTTTCACTCAATTCCATCCTGGTAAAAAACAGTTAATCGAAGAAGAATCATTTATATTAGATGTATCTCCCGTTGTAGATGGTTACATAGGTGATATTGGTTATTCTTCCTCTTTAATCAAAAACTCCGAACTCGATAAAGGAATGGAATACCTATTACATCTTCGAGAAGAAATTCCTAAATATTTTAGTTCTGCGATGACTTCATCAGAGATTTGGTGGAAAATTGATTCGGAAGCAAAAAAATCTGGCTTCGACAATGTACACGCATTGTATCCCTTTGCCGTTCTTGGACACCGAGTGTATAAGGTAAATCTTCCAAACATTTCCTTTCCCTTATTACCAATAAGCTTTGCCAGTTGGTTCAGTTTGCAGGGTTCTTATGAATTTTTATCCCACAAAGTTTTGCCTGAATTATTAACTCCAGATCATGAAGGGAATAAAGTTGGATTGTGGGCGATCGAACCGCATTTAGGTAAAGGAAAAACTGGATTTAAGTTCGAAGAGATCTTGGTAGTGGAGGAAAACAAAGCTTACTGGTTAGACGATGATGTTCCCCATGTAAGAAAGTATAAAATGACCAAGGAATCAAAATGA
- a CDS encoding SMP-30/gluconolactonase/LRE family protein, with translation MKTKKYQYIVLISLFSVSCSTGNIKIGKAYKLGKVPDSILEASKPDPFLTNLTVNIQELPGHDDLIFDNKNQIGFASGMDGWIWKLDLKSNSATAWVKPPVNPAGLQFANKKNESILVCASRLGGVTYDDTQKVGLYEVNIKSKSIIPLVLTLPKTENSDFETVYPESKRPNFALKSLNETNSRAFSLCNDLAVSEDGNRIYISEPFERSDAAMGSGAVPEAIGLYPHGKLWMFDRKQNTISLVMSGFTFVDGIIIADHSQSKEESVIITETTKFRIIKANISGKKEGTSEVLFENLPGLADGLEKDPKGRIWVGIIKPRSGLVNFIHNNPWLKPFLLSLPQRILPIAKKTGILVLDSSGKKAIYYSMHDGSKIKDISVAVPNLDSVYFPSFDTSSRGLYSIPIVSLKLGE, from the coding sequence ATGAAAACTAAAAAATATCAATATATAGTTTTAATCTCTTTATTCTCAGTTAGTTGTAGTACTGGTAATATTAAAATTGGAAAGGCTTACAAACTGGGTAAAGTTCCGGATTCTATTCTCGAAGCAAGTAAACCAGATCCATTTTTAACCAATCTAACTGTCAATATACAGGAGTTACCTGGTCACGACGATCTCATCTTTGACAACAAAAATCAAATTGGATTTGCTTCTGGAATGGATGGTTGGATCTGGAAATTGGATTTGAAATCAAATTCAGCAACTGCTTGGGTAAAACCTCCGGTAAATCCTGCCGGATTACAATTTGCAAACAAAAAGAATGAATCCATATTAGTTTGTGCTTCTAGACTGGGAGGCGTAACTTATGACGATACACAAAAAGTTGGCTTGTATGAAGTAAACATCAAATCAAAATCAATTATTCCTCTAGTATTAACATTACCTAAAACAGAAAATTCCGACTTTGAAACTGTATATCCTGAATCCAAACGACCTAACTTTGCTTTAAAAAGTCTTAACGAAACAAATTCTAGAGCCTTTTCTTTATGTAATGATCTTGCTGTTTCCGAAGATGGAAATAGAATCTATATCTCCGAACCATTTGAAAGGTCTGATGCAGCTATGGGAAGTGGTGCTGTACCAGAGGCGATTGGACTCTACCCTCATGGCAAACTTTGGATGTTTGATAGAAAACAAAATACAATCTCTCTTGTCATGAGTGGATTTACTTTTGTGGATGGAATCATCATAGCGGACCATTCCCAATCTAAAGAAGAATCAGTAATTATCACCGAGACTACAAAGTTTAGAATCATCAAAGCAAACATCAGCGGAAAAAAAGAAGGCACATCAGAGGTTTTATTTGAAAACCTTCCTGGTCTTGCCGATGGATTGGAAAAGGATCCTAAAGGAAGGATTTGGGTTGGTATCATCAAACCACGTTCTGGTCTTGTGAACTTCATCCATAACAATCCATGGCTCAAACCATTTCTTTTATCCCTTCCACAACGAATCCTTCCGATTGCAAAAAAAACAGGAATTCTTGTTCTCGATTCCTCTGGAAAAAAAGCCATTTACTACTCGATGCATGATGGATCTAAAATTAAAGACATTTCTGTTGCCGTTCCAAACTTAGATTCTGTGTATTTTCCTTCTTTTGATACTTCATCTCGAGGGTTATATTCAATACCAATCGTTAGTCTTAAATTAGGTGAATGA
- a CDS encoding SMP-30/gluconolactonase/LRE family protein, whose product MKINLIQKTFQAHKKFFSLPAISLILILISCRTPEEYFKNQIKEPVDLPYNPSFESVKSDGDPIKQNVTISGSVLPAQDEILLQEDLGRAFVASIDGWIWKVDLSSNKAEPFVKTPLLPGGMVFHPKNSDIIFMCLARGKQHTTDLVDGPGIYELTISTKQLRKIGTRVPIVDKTKEPSDNQIGIFFPKNKEIKIPLSELNNTNSRNVEKADDLAISKDGERIYFTEPYDHPNSILGVSSQSKQEVLTLGRNGHLWKYDLKDNTASLIAHKYTYLDGILLEYTQGETESSILLNELSKSRLIRLHLTGDKEGKDEIVIEGLPGFPDGMDRDAAGRIWIAIPVARSKLVTWLHKHPFWKRLALYIPESLQPVSKKTGILALSPNGSKLIYYSLHDGSLFSYIIVVVPGKEKLYLAVYQDGFKGFVTMPYPNNL is encoded by the coding sequence ATGAAAATAAACCTCATCCAAAAAACGTTCCAGGCTCATAAGAAATTTTTTTCACTTCCAGCCATTAGTCTAATTTTGATTTTAATTTCTTGTCGAACACCGGAAGAATATTTCAAAAACCAAATCAAAGAGCCGGTAGACCTTCCTTACAATCCTTCATTTGAGTCTGTAAAATCGGATGGAGATCCTATCAAACAAAATGTAACTATCAGTGGATCTGTTTTACCTGCTCAAGATGAGATCCTTCTGCAAGAAGATTTGGGAAGAGCCTTCGTAGCTTCGATTGATGGTTGGATTTGGAAAGTAGATCTAAGCAGCAATAAAGCAGAACCATTTGTAAAAACTCCGCTTTTGCCTGGAGGAATGGTCTTTCATCCTAAAAATAGCGACATCATCTTTATGTGTTTAGCACGGGGAAAACAACATACTACAGACCTTGTTGATGGGCCTGGGATTTATGAATTAACCATTTCAACAAAACAATTACGTAAGATCGGAACTCGTGTTCCTATTGTAGATAAAACTAAAGAACCGTCAGACAACCAGATTGGTATTTTTTTTCCAAAGAACAAAGAAATAAAAATCCCACTCTCCGAACTTAATAATACTAACAGTCGCAATGTGGAAAAGGCAGATGACTTGGCAATTAGTAAGGATGGTGAACGAATTTATTTTACAGAACCATACGATCATCCAAACTCAATTCTTGGAGTGAGTTCCCAATCAAAACAGGAAGTACTGACATTAGGACGTAATGGTCATCTTTGGAAATATGATTTAAAAGATAATACAGCAAGCCTAATAGCGCACAAATACACATATTTAGATGGAATTCTTTTGGAATATACGCAGGGAGAAACAGAATCATCCATCCTTCTCAATGAATTATCAAAATCCCGCCTTATTCGATTACACCTAACGGGAGATAAAGAAGGAAAAGATGAGATTGTGATCGAAGGGCTTCCTGGGTTTCCCGATGGTATGGATAGGGATGCTGCCGGTCGCATTTGGATCGCTATCCCAGTAGCAAGATCCAAACTGGTTACTTGGTTACACAAACATCCATTTTGGAAACGCCTTGCCCTCTATATACCAGAAAGCCTCCAACCTGTTTCTAAAAAAACAGGAATCCTTGCACTTTCACCTAATGGATCTAAGTTGATATATTACTCTCTACATGATGGTAGTTTATTCTCTTATATCATTGTCGTTGTTCCAGGAAAGGAAAAATTGTATCTGGCCGTGTATCAGGACGGCTTCAAAGGATTCGTCACAATGCCTTATCCTAACAATCTTTAG
- a CDS encoding carboxypeptidase M32, which translates to MALPQALENYRKQYRKIKLFQDVASVLHWDSEVMMPEEGREYRSAQIAAVAELTHDWMTDKSFLNQIQSAKQSISELPESERSLWNRELEVLMEEKEKADKLPSEFVSEFAKVTNLAHAEWAEAKKAKNFQSFAKRLEELVQLSKKQANYFGYTTEPYDALLDSYEKGAKANQIQILFSDLKESLVPIVATAPKFKNPFPRPISVEKQTKFCNRLPALLGLTTKESRLDTSNHPFSTSLGQGDKRITTRYSEADPLSSIFGVLHETGHSLYESGLSAMPDWPTPITEFLSLGIHESQSRLWENQVGRSLPFWEFVYPILLSDFGLTEKELPFQELYQYINSTEKTKVRVEADQVTYNLHIILRFEIERDLINGKIQVKDLPEIWNTKMKESFGLKIDNDSEGVLQDIHWSMGAFGYFPTYTLGNIFSSQFFKKFTEEFPDSHNKFSANGDFSDLLGWLRKNIHSKGKIYDVDTLMKQTTGESPNAKHLISYLNGKIKEVSK; encoded by the coding sequence ATGGCTCTGCCCCAAGCACTCGAAAATTACCGAAAACAATATCGTAAAATTAAACTTTTCCAAGACGTTGCCTCCGTCCTCCATTGGGATTCTGAAGTAATGATGCCAGAAGAGGGTCGTGAATACCGATCGGCGCAGATTGCGGCCGTAGCAGAACTCACCCACGACTGGATGACAGACAAATCTTTCTTAAACCAAATCCAATCGGCAAAACAATCCATAAGCGAGCTTCCCGAATCAGAACGATCTCTATGGAATCGCGAATTGGAAGTCCTTATGGAAGAAAAAGAGAAAGCAGACAAATTACCTTCTGAATTTGTTTCGGAATTTGCTAAGGTAACGAACCTGGCTCACGCAGAATGGGCAGAAGCAAAAAAAGCAAAAAACTTCCAATCCTTTGCCAAACGTTTAGAAGAACTTGTCCAACTCTCTAAAAAACAAGCAAATTACTTTGGTTATACGACAGAGCCTTATGATGCATTACTCGATAGTTATGAAAAAGGTGCTAAAGCAAACCAAATTCAAATTTTGTTTTCTGATTTGAAAGAATCTTTGGTTCCCATTGTTGCCACCGCCCCTAAATTCAAAAATCCGTTTCCAAGGCCTATTTCTGTAGAGAAACAAACCAAATTTTGTAATCGATTGCCTGCGCTCCTGGGACTCACAACAAAAGAATCTAGATTGGATACAAGCAATCATCCATTTTCTACAAGTTTGGGACAGGGAGACAAACGAATCACAACGAGATACTCTGAAGCCGATCCACTCTCTTCCATCTTTGGTGTGTTACACGAAACCGGTCACTCTCTATATGAATCTGGACTTTCGGCAATGCCCGATTGGCCAACACCCATTACGGAATTTTTAAGTTTAGGAATCCATGAATCCCAAAGTCGATTGTGGGAAAACCAAGTAGGGCGTTCCTTACCATTCTGGGAGTTTGTTTATCCCATTTTACTTTCTGATTTCGGATTAACAGAGAAAGAACTTCCCTTCCAAGAACTTTACCAATACATCAATAGTACAGAAAAAACAAAAGTGAGAGTCGAAGCTGACCAAGTCACTTACAACCTTCATATCATTCTACGATTTGAAATTGAAAGAGATCTCATCAATGGAAAAATTCAAGTAAAGGATTTACCAGAGATTTGGAATACAAAGATGAAGGAAAGTTTTGGCCTCAAAATTGATAATGATTCAGAAGGTGTATTACAAGACATCCATTGGTCGATGGGAGCGTTTGGTTATTTCCCGACTTATACTCTCGGAAATATTTTTAGTTCACAATTTTTTAAAAAATTTACAGAAGAGTTTCCTGATTCGCATAACAAGTTTTCTGCGAATGGTGATTTCTCTGACCTTTTGGGTTGGTTACGAAAAAATATCCATTCGAAAGGCAAAATTTATGATGTAGATACTTTGATGAAACAAACTACGGGTGAATCCCCCAATGCCAAACATTTGATTTCCTATTTGAATGGAAAAATCAAAGAAGTATCTAAATAA
- a CDS encoding DUF423 domain-containing protein, with protein MNLVKKQSSAVLILLICLSGFLAVAIGAFGAHGLKKIVSPELMVIFETGNRYHFYHTLSALAAFLLLQQSLVLESPNKSKTYLKVATWMFLLGILIFSFSLYALAITGIRILGAITPIGGVSFLIGWISLGVGSFYLFVPKK; from the coding sequence ATGAATCTTGTCAAGAAGCAATCCTCTGCGGTTTTAATCCTGTTGATTTGCCTTTCCGGTTTTTTAGCTGTTGCCATCGGAGCTTTCGGTGCCCATGGACTAAAAAAAATTGTGAGCCCTGAACTCATGGTAATTTTTGAAACGGGAAACCGATATCATTTTTATCACACACTGTCAGCATTAGCAGCATTTCTATTATTACAACAATCGCTAGTTCTAGAATCTCCAAACAAAAGCAAAACATATTTAAAAGTAGCAACTTGGATGTTCCTTTTAGGAATTCTAATTTTTTCTTTTAGTTTGTATGCCCTAGCCATTACGGGAATTCGAATTCTTGGAGCCATCACTCCCATAGGCGGAGTGAGTTTTTTAATTGGCTGGATTAGTTTGGGTGTTGGGTCCTTTTATCTCTTTGTTCCAAAGAAATAA